Within Hydrotalea sp., the genomic segment TTATAAGCAATGCAAAAAAATATATGGTAAAAGATTATAATGTTTTTTTGGTCGCCAATGATAAATTTAATCTTTATCCCACCATTGCGGAAAAAGCCGGCATGATGATTGTTAACCAATATAAACGGCCAGTGTTAAACCGCACCGAAAAGGACCGCGCCGCCTATGCCGAATTTATTTTTCATTTAAAAGAAAAAGAATAAAAAATGCTTGCGGCGAATAAAAAGACATCTATCGTTAAAATTATATGTTCGGCGATGACCAGAAAATTGGCTGGTTATAAACCCGAAAGCAGTCACATGCCGTTTCATTATCATCTGCTTGGTAAAGACCGCATGGCATTGTTTTCGTTCGTGCAATCGCTGAACACAACCTTTGGCACGTCGATTTTTGAACCAGTGGCAAAAGAGTTAGCCAGCGATGTTTTCGACGACGTGCAAACGCAATACAAATTGGCTAACCTGATTAGCAACCATGCGCAAGACGCTATCAGCGATATTATGAATAGTTTGAGCGTTGGCAAAGAAATAACCAGAAAAGAAATCGATAAAATAATTCTGGCCAAGACCCTAAGCAATGAAACCAGAACATTGCAAACCACGCGGGTTGATATTTTCTTAAAAAAGAAAAACGATGTTTATTTAATCGATTTAAAAACCGTCAAACCCAATGCAAGCAGTTTCGCACAATACAAACGGCAATTGCTTGAATGGGCGGCTATCTATAAAAAAACTGATAGCGCGTCAGATGTTCATAGCTTCATCGCCCTGCCCTACAATCCCTATTACCCAAAACCCTATGAGCGATGGACAATGAAGGGGATGCTTGACCTTCAAGATGAAGTGAAAATTGCCGAGGAGTTTTGGAATTTCTTAGCTGGTGGTGATTGTTATGAAGAATTGCTAGATTGTTTCTTCGAGGCGGGACAAATATTGCGCCCCGAGCTTGATAAAAAATTTAAAGAATTTAAATAAGGATGTGCAAGGTGATGAACCACCTGAAAGAAAAATTCCCCGGCAAAATCGACGCCGCCCAAGCCGGCGCAATGGTAAAAACGTTGGTGGGGTAGCGCGGGCGTTACAGCGCGTTGGGGATGAAGAATTTTATTGGATCTTCCACTTGGGTTATTTTAATACCATCGGCTTCCAAATCAATATCAGCTAAGCTAATAATTCTTTCCTTTATATCTTCATAATCTTTTTTAGAAAGAGCTTGGATATAGATGTTAACTTTGGGGTGATAACTATATTTTTTAGTGTTATTGTCGTATTGTTTTCTAGGTATTTGACCAGTGTCAAAATTATTAGAAATTATCTTTTGCAATATGAGCTTGTCAATCTCTCGATTGGCAAAGGGAAATGAATAACCAATCACCACAATATGTTTTGCACCGTAATTATCAAACGGCTTTAAAAACTCATCAAAATTTGGCTTTTCAGTTTCCCATGCGAATTTAATATCGCTGTATTCTTGCCCGCCTTGTTGCTTATCAAACCAGTTAATACCAATATATTTTTTATTTTTTAAAAAATACTCGAGAACTCCAATAAAACTGCAACCCTTATGTCGCTCAAACTTTCCATTAAGTTGTAACAAA encodes:
- a CDS encoding TdeIII family type II restriction endonuclease is translated as MLAANKKTSIVKIICSAMTRKLAGYKPESSHMPFHYHLLGKDRMALFSFVQSLNTTFGTSIFEPVAKELASDVFDDVQTQYKLANLISNHAQDAISDIMNSLSVGKEITRKEIDKIILAKTLSNETRTLQTTRVDIFLKKKNDVYLIDLKTVKPNASSFAQYKRQLLEWAAIYKKTDSASDVHSFIALPYNPYYPKPYERWTMKGMLDLQDEVKIAEEFWNFLAGGDCYEELLDCFFEAGQILRPELDKKFKEFK